In Sphingopyxis macrogoltabida, the sequence CCCGGCCTCGATCGTCGCCAGAAGATAGTTGTCCCAGGGATCCGGGCTGACGGACACGTCGGGCAGATTCTCTATGACAATGGCGCTGCCCTTGAGTTCATTGACGAGTCTGCCGGCAACGGCTGGATTCAAGCGGGCTCGCAGTTTGGGATAGCGTGTAACGCGCCGAATTTCCTCTAGCTGCTCCGCAGAGGTGATTAAGGTGACCTTGCCTTGGCGCCACAAGGCAATCAGCTGAAAGGGAAGCGACCGCCCGTGCAGGAGTGCGCTGACAAGCACATTGGTGTCGATGACAACG encodes:
- a CDS encoding putative toxin-antitoxin system toxin component, PIN family, whose amino-acid sequence is MRVVIDTNVLVSALLHGRSLPFQLIALWRQGKVTLITSAEQLEEIRRVTRYPKLRARLNPAVAGRLVNELKGSAIVIENLPDVSVSPDPWDNYLLATIEAGMAELLITGDKADLLSLGRHGGARIITVRECLRLIMGTEPDI